The following coding sequences lie in one Lolium perenne isolate Kyuss_39 chromosome 2, Kyuss_2.0, whole genome shotgun sequence genomic window:
- the LOC127331443 gene encoding RINT1-like protein MAG2L isoform X2, with protein MEQKQEKLLRAVDAVREIEQELVKISLSKPQWTNLIVAVDSRVDKTLAILRPQALTDYRALLAALGWPPSLSSPDMEKDKYSQVPNPLVLMNEANKEKYSESFLALCALQHVQANREVRQCKMPVATPSLSDSKYFDKTACFDNGLWAIDELVHPIVSRMEYHFSKWSEQPEFIFALVYKIAKDFMDGVDDILQPLIDQARLVGLSAKESWVTGMVKILLGYLETQIFPALVTSYHRSDDKLEVHSSWLHLNDQMIAFDKRMQLLADSGIQKIAFLSEGLSRSLSVFSIYTGHSDWLQIWADIEVNSAQDKLKSEMENEASWFYSINPQDELGDQESTTKFLLSTREDYKAPPVSEFVVKSASTMIDRSQALPNKRMKIQYTRSTSVQFLNDFFVVLHERCEALQLSNTALEDESLLRASYAINAARYCECVLREWDEDTTFLDMAGHRDENKEQIHKRSSQHRCSFFADEIAFLVKLGTNFLEQIMSSILIEFEDLSWDYVQNIGSSNEQNQSDDQVLDEENLEVSPGFVASLDVLRERITKLKIYLNSKDFLDIWRSIAEGLDYFIYSSIRWGEVKFSGPGVIQLRLDTKALLRIFRPYCSRPEAFFPFVTDSLKLLSMRETDVQYFLEALKNGKDNDNCMGRRGLHHVDASQAVKVLRSKKIGR; from the coding sequence ATGGAACAGAAGCAAGAAAAGTTGCTCCGGGCTGTTGACGCTGTGAGAGAGATTGAGCAAGAATTGGTAAAGATCAGCTTAAGTAAGCCACAGTGGACAAACCTTATAGTGGCTGTTGATTCTAGAGTGGACAAAACTCTAGCCATTTTGAGGCCTCAGGCACTTACAGACTATCGTGCTCTACTTGCTGCATTAGGCTGGCCACCATCCTTGTCTTCACCGGACATGGAGAAGGATAAGTACTCCCAAGTTCCAAATCCCCTTGTCTTAATGAACGAGGCAAATAAAGAGAAGTATTCTGAAAGCTTTTTAGCATTGTGTGCTCTGCAACATGTGCAAGCCAACCGTGAAGTGCGGCAATGCAAAATGCCAGTGGCAACACCTAGCCTGTCAGATtcgaagtactttgataaaactgcATGCTTCGATAATGGACTTTGGGCAATTGATGAATTGGTTCACCCTATTGTGTCCAGGATGGAGTATCATTTTTCTAAATGGTCTGAACAGCCAGAGTTCATATTTGCTCTTGTTTACAAGATAGCAAAGGATTTCATGGATGGAGTGGATGATATATTGCAGCCTTTGATTGACCAAGCAAGACTTGTGGGCTTAAGTGCGAAAGAATCTTGGGTAACTGGAATGGTAAAAATACTTCTAGGATACCTTGAGACGCAAATCTTCCCAGCCCTTGTTACCTCTTATCATAGAAGTGATGACAAACTTGAAGTACATTCATCTTGGCTGCATTTGAATGACCAGATGATTGCTTTTGATAAAAGAATGCAGCTCCTTGCAGATTCAGGAATTCAGAAAATTGCATTCCTTTCTGAAGGGCTCTCTAGGTCATTATCTGTCTTTTCAATATACACTGGACATTCCGATTGGCTTCAGATATGGGCTGATATAGAGGTTAATTCCGCACAGGATAAGCTCAAATCTGAAATGGAAAATGAGGCAAGTTGGTTTTATTCTATTAATCCTCAGGATGAGCTTGGTGACCAGGAAAGCACTACTAAATTTCTTCTTTCTACAAGAGAAGACTACAAAGCTCCACCTGTTTCTGAATTTGTTGTCAAAAGTGCATCGACGATGATTGATAGAAGTCAAGCTCTGCCAAATAAAAGGATGAAGATCCAGTATACCAGATCCACTTCAGTCCAGTTCTTGAATGACTTCTTCGTTGTCTTGCATGAGCGATGTGAGGCATTGCAATTGTCAAATACAGCTTTGGAAGATGAGTCTTTATTGAGAGCTTCCTATGCAATTAATGCTGCTAGATATTGCGAATGTGTTCTTCGGGAATGGGATGAAGATACCACCTTCTTGGACATGGCTGGGCATAGGGATGAAAACAAAGAACAGATTCACAAGCGCAGTTCCCAGCATcgatgttctttctttgcagatgAAATTGCCTTCTTGGTTAAACTAGGGACCAATTTTCTGGAACAAATCATGTCCTCCATCCTGATTGAGTTTGAAGATCTATCCTGGGACTATGTACAGAACATTGGATCTTCAAATGAACAGAACCAATCAGATGATCAGGTTCTTGATGAAGAAAACCTAGAGGTGTCACCTGGATTTGTTGCCAGTCTAGACGTTCTGAGAGAGCGAATCACGAAACTGAAGATATACCTCAACTCGAAGGATTTCCTTGATATATGGAGGAGTATAGCAGAAGGTCTCGACTACTTCATTTACAGCAGCATACGGTGGGGTGAAGTGAAGTTCTCTGGCCCAGGAGTCATTCAGCTAAGACTCGATACGAAAGCCCTTCTTCGCATCTTTAGGCCTTACTGCTCGAGACCTGAAGCCTTTTTTCCATTTGTAACCGACTCTCTGAAGCTGCTAAGCATGAGAGAAACAGATGTGCAGTACTTTCTAGAAGCACTTAAGAACGGCAAGGACAACGACAATTGCATGGGGCGACGTGGATTGCACCATGTAGATGCTAGCCAAGCTGTGAAAGTCTTGAGAAGCAAGAAGATTGGACGATAA
- the LOC127331444 gene encoding probable serine/threonine-protein kinase PBL4 — protein MGNCMGGSAKCANASTPFASKVIPGSSTSNSKAAQGSSSSSDRKKNATDEHAPAAAPPATASALKSFSTSDLRAATKNFGSSAYLGEGGFGCVYKGWIDEVTLAPAKPGATNAMMVAIKKLKKESYQGHREWLTEVTFLGELHHDNLVKLVGYCSDSDSNKLLVYEYMLRGSLENHLFRRGSGNQPPLPWATRVAVAADVARGLAFLHSRDVIFRDLKSSNVLLDTDHRAKLSDFGLARAGPTGGKTHVSTRVVGTRGYAAPEYVATGHLSAKSDVYGFGVVLLELMTGKRALDESRGLAAELLVDWARPMLVGDRRKVIRVMDTRLGGQYNKKQAQDVAALALRCLNNDGRSRPTMAEVLPCLEQLLKENTTKSSSAAAARSATPVHRDHRRHTG, from the exons ATGGGGAACTGCATGGGCGGCTCTGCCAAGTGCGCCAATGCATCCACTCCCTTCGCATCGA AGGTTATCCCAGGAAGCAGCACCTCCAACTCCAAGGCGGCGCAAGGGAGCAGCAGTTCCTCAGACCGGAAGAAGAACGCCACAGACGAGCACGCGCCCGCGGCGGCGCCTCCGGCGACGGCCTCGGCACTAAAGTCCTTCAGCACGAGCGACCTCCGCGCGGCGACCAAGAACTTCGGATCCAGTGCCTACCTCGGGGAAGGCGGGTTCGGGTGCGTGTACAAGGGTTGGATCGACGAGGTCACCCTGGCCCCGGCCAAGCCGGGCGCCACCAACGCCATGATGGTCGCCATCAAGAAGCTCAAGAAGGAGAGCTACCAGGGCCACCGGGAGTGGCTCACGGAGGTGACCTTCCTCGGGGAGCTCCACCACGACAACCTCGTCAAGCTCGTCGGCTACTGCTCCGACTCCGACAGCAACAAGCTGCTCGTCTACGAGTACATGCTCCGCGGCAGCCTCGAGAACCACCTCTTCCGCCGCGGCAGCGGAAACCAGCCGCCGCTTCCCTGGGCCACGCGCGTCGCCGTCGCCGCAGACGTCGCGCGGGGGCTCGCCTTCCTCCACTCCCGCGACGTCATCTTCCGGGACCTCAAGTCCTCCAACGTCCTCCTCGACACCGACCACCGCGCCAAGCTCTCCGACTTCGGGCTGGCCCGGGCCGGCCCAACCGGCGGCAAGACCCACGTCTCCACCCGCGTCGTGGGCACGCGCGGGTACGCCGCGCCGGAGTACGTCGCCACGGGCCACCTGTCGGCCAAGAGCGACGTGTACGGGTTCGGGGTGGTGCTGCTGGAGCTTATGACGGGGAAGAGGGCCCTGGACGAGTCCCGCGGGCTGGCGGCGGAGCTGCTGGTGGACTGGGCGAGGCCGATGCTGGTCGGGGACAGGAGGAAGGTGATCCGGGTCATGGACACCAGGCTCGGCGGGCAGTACAACAAGAAGCAGGCGCAGGACGTGGCGGCGCTCGCGCTCCGGTGCCTCAACAACGACGGCAGGAGCCGACCAACCATGGCCGAAGTCCTCCCCTGCCTCGAGCAGCTACTGAAGGAGAACACCACCAagtcgtcgtcggcggcggcggcgagatcGGCCACGCCGGTGCACAGAGACCATAGGCGTCACACAGGATAG
- the LOC127331443 gene encoding RINT1-like protein MAG2L isoform X1 — translation MSPPRPQPAAASLSGFLDAHFTSAEDLPAAPALSELLRRECEGLEASVRRLEAQLASSSASWLARSAEARRRIRSRGDDMAAGDEGEAAAAPGVGLPAIVREIQRIDTIRLYAEATLQLEALVGNLEDATFSIVRQASKLNLSSVLRRASNGMEQKQEKLLRAVDAVREIEQELVKISLSKPQWTNLIVAVDSRVDKTLAILRPQALTDYRALLAALGWPPSLSSPDMEKDKYSQVPNPLVLMNEANKEKYSESFLALCALQHVQANREVRQCKMPVATPSLSDSKYFDKTACFDNGLWAIDELVHPIVSRMEYHFSKWSEQPEFIFALVYKIAKDFMDGVDDILQPLIDQARLVGLSAKESWVTGMVKILLGYLETQIFPALVTSYHRSDDKLEVHSSWLHLNDQMIAFDKRMQLLADSGIQKIAFLSEGLSRSLSVFSIYTGHSDWLQIWADIEVNSAQDKLKSEMENEASWFYSINPQDELGDQESTTKFLLSTREDYKAPPVSEFVVKSASTMIDRSQALPNKRMKIQYTRSTSVQFLNDFFVVLHERCEALQLSNTALEDESLLRASYAINAARYCECVLREWDEDTTFLDMAGHRDENKEQIHKRSSQHRCSFFADEIAFLVKLGTNFLEQIMSSILIEFEDLSWDYVQNIGSSNEQNQSDDQVLDEENLEVSPGFVASLDVLRERITKLKIYLNSKDFLDIWRSIAEGLDYFIYSSIRWGEVKFSGPGVIQLRLDTKALLRIFRPYCSRPEAFFPFVTDSLKLLSMRETDVQYFLEALKNGKDNDNCMGRRGLHHVDASQAVKVLRSKKIGR, via the exons ATGTCGCCCCCGCGGCCGCAGCCGGCGGCGGCGAGCCTGAGCGGCTTCCTCGACGCGCACTTCACCTCCGCGGAGGACCTCCCCGCGGCGCCGGCCCTCTCCGAGCTCCTGCGCCGCGAGTGCGAGGGGCTCGAGGCGTCCGTCCGCCGCCTCGAGGCGCAGCTCGCGTCCTCGTCCGCCTCCTGGCTCGCCCGCTCCGCCGAGGCCCGCCGCCGCATCCGCTCCCGAG GAGACGACATGGCTGCCGGGGACGAGGGGGAAGCGGCGGCCGCTCCGGGCGTGGGGCTGCCGGCGATCGTGCGGGAGATCCAGCGGATTGACACCATTCGGCTCTACGCGG AAGCTACTCTACAGTTGGAAGCTTTGGTTGGTAACCTAGAAGATGCAACATTTTCCATCGTTAGACAGGCCTCGAAGTTGAACCTATCATCAGTACTTCGACGGGCATCAAAC GGCATGGAACAGAAGCAAGAAAAGTTGCTCCGGGCTGTTGACGCTGTGAGAGAGATTGAGCAAGAATTGGTAAAGATCAGCTTAAGTAAGCCACAGTGGACAAACCTTATAGTGGCTGTTGATTCTAGAGTGGACAAAACTCTAGCCATTTTGAGGCCTCAGGCACTTACAGACTATCGTGCTCTACTTGCTGCATTAGGCTGGCCACCATCCTTGTCTTCACCGGACATGGAGAAGGATAAGTACTCCCAAGTTCCAAATCCCCTTGTCTTAATGAACGAGGCAAATAAAGAGAAGTATTCTGAAAGCTTTTTAGCATTGTGTGCTCTGCAACATGTGCAAGCCAACCGTGAAGTGCGGCAATGCAAAATGCCAGTGGCAACACCTAGCCTGTCAGATtcgaagtactttgataaaactgcATGCTTCGATAATGGACTTTGGGCAATTGATGAATTGGTTCACCCTATTGTGTCCAGGATGGAGTATCATTTTTCTAAATGGTCTGAACAGCCAGAGTTCATATTTGCTCTTGTTTACAAGATAGCAAAGGATTTCATGGATGGAGTGGATGATATATTGCAGCCTTTGATTGACCAAGCAAGACTTGTGGGCTTAAGTGCGAAAGAATCTTGGGTAACTGGAATGGTAAAAATACTTCTAGGATACCTTGAGACGCAAATCTTCCCAGCCCTTGTTACCTCTTATCATAGAAGTGATGACAAACTTGAAGTACATTCATCTTGGCTGCATTTGAATGACCAGATGATTGCTTTTGATAAAAGAATGCAGCTCCTTGCAGATTCAGGAATTCAGAAAATTGCATTCCTTTCTGAAGGGCTCTCTAGGTCATTATCTGTCTTTTCAATATACACTGGACATTCCGATTGGCTTCAGATATGGGCTGATATAGAGGTTAATTCCGCACAGGATAAGCTCAAATCTGAAATGGAAAATGAGGCAAGTTGGTTTTATTCTATTAATCCTCAGGATGAGCTTGGTGACCAGGAAAGCACTACTAAATTTCTTCTTTCTACAAGAGAAGACTACAAAGCTCCACCTGTTTCTGAATTTGTTGTCAAAAGTGCATCGACGATGATTGATAGAAGTCAAGCTCTGCCAAATAAAAGGATGAAGATCCAGTATACCAGATCCACTTCAGTCCAGTTCTTGAATGACTTCTTCGTTGTCTTGCATGAGCGATGTGAGGCATTGCAATTGTCAAATACAGCTTTGGAAGATGAGTCTTTATTGAGAGCTTCCTATGCAATTAATGCTGCTAGATATTGCGAATGTGTTCTTCGGGAATGGGATGAAGATACCACCTTCTTGGACATGGCTGGGCATAGGGATGAAAACAAAGAACAGATTCACAAGCGCAGTTCCCAGCATcgatgttctttctttgcagatgAAATTGCCTTCTTGGTTAAACTAGGGACCAATTTTCTGGAACAAATCATGTCCTCCATCCTGATTGAGTTTGAAGATCTATCCTGGGACTATGTACAGAACATTGGATCTTCAAATGAACAGAACCAATCAGATGATCAGGTTCTTGATGAAGAAAACCTAGAGGTGTCACCTGGATTTGTTGCCAGTCTAGACGTTCTGAGAGAGCGAATCACGAAACTGAAGATATACCTCAACTCGAAGGATTTCCTTGATATATGGAGGAGTATAGCAGAAGGTCTCGACTACTTCATTTACAGCAGCATACGGTGGGGTGAAGTGAAGTTCTCTGGCCCAGGAGTCATTCAGCTAAGACTCGATACGAAAGCCCTTCTTCGCATCTTTAGGCCTTACTGCTCGAGACCTGAAGCCTTTTTTCCATTTGTAACCGACTCTCTGAAGCTGCTAAGCATGAGAGAAACAGATGTGCAGTACTTTCTAGAAGCACTTAAGAACGGCAAGGACAACGACAATTGCATGGGGCGACGTGGATTGCACCATGTAGATGCTAGCCAAGCTGTGAAAGTCTTGAGAAGCAAGAAGATTGGACGATAA